One window of the Pseudomonadota bacterium genome contains the following:
- a CDS encoding GNAT family N-acetyltransferase gives MLHIRDATEADAAALNAVSKHLGYRALSEAEARATLAGVLAAPDHRVHLAEHDGQVVGWIHVFLARRVASPPFHEIGGLVVDPAHRRCGVGAALVAHAHAEAGGTVRVRCRADRSATHRFYAALGFTESKTQCVFSLTAAATEAGDNART, from the coding sequence ATGTTGCACATCAGAGACGCAACCGAGGCCGATGCGGCCGCCCTCAACGCGGTCTCGAAGCACCTCGGCTACCGCGCGCTGAGCGAGGCCGAGGCCCGGGCGACACTGGCCGGTGTGCTGGCGGCGCCCGACCACCGCGTCCACCTCGCCGAACACGATGGACAGGTCGTCGGCTGGATCCACGTGTTTCTAGCCCGCCGGGTGGCGTCGCCGCCGTTTCACGAGATCGGCGGCCTGGTGGTCGACCCGGCCCACCGCCGCTGCGGCGTCGGTGCCGCGCTGGTTGCGCACGCGCACGCCGAGGCCGGCGGCACCGTGCGCGTGCGCTGCCGCGCCGACCGCAGCGCGACACACCGGTTTTACGCGGCGCTCGGCTTCACAGAAAGCAAGACGCAGTGCGTGTTCAGCTTGACGGCGGCCGCAACCGAAGCCGGTGACAACGCGCGCACTTGA